A single region of the Eleginops maclovinus isolate JMC-PN-2008 ecotype Puerto Natales chromosome 16, JC_Emac_rtc_rv5, whole genome shotgun sequence genome encodes:
- the zmp:0000001048 gene encoding retinol dehydrogenase 8 isoform X3: MGTRRVLVTGCSSGIGLAVAARLAKDELKRFKVVATMRDLGKRGPLEKAAVNNAGLGMIGPLECQSIDAMKELFDTNFFGLVRLVKEVFPDMKRRQSGHIVVLSSVMGTQGILFNDVYSASKFAVEGFCESLAVQALTFNIKTTVVEPGPVVTEFERKVYEDAENMDLSATDKETAKIFREIYLPYSKKIFASIGQTPEEVAEQAIKVITAKEPPLRHQTNRLYMPMTALKHADPTGRLPLDAFYKMTFKYDKVFNATLTMLHLLQRIRGKK, from the exons ATGGGAACCAGGAGGGTTCTGGTGACTGGCTGCTCCTCAGGCATTGGCTTGGCTGTGGCTGCAAGGCTGGCCAAAGATGAGCTCAAACGGTTTAAAG TGGTTGCCACAATGAGGGATCTTGGGAAACGGGGGCCCTTGGAGAAAGCAGCAG TTAACAATGCTGGTCTCGGCATGATTGGACCTCTGGAGTGCCAAAGCATTGATGCCATGAAGGAGCTGTTTGACACAAACTTCTTTGGCCTGGTACGTCTGGTGAAAGAGGTCTTTCCTGACATGAAGCGGAGGCAGAGCGGCCATATTGTGGTGCTAAGCAGCGTCATGGGAACACAGG GAATCCTTTTCAATGACGTTTATTCAGCCTCCAAATTTGCTGTGGAAGGATTTTGCGAAAGTCTGGCAGTGCAAGCGTTGACGTTTAACATCAA GACGACTGTAGTGGAACCTGGCCCTGTTGTGACAGAGTTTGAAAGAAAGGTGTATGAAGACGCTGAGAATATGGATCTTTCAGCGACGGATAAAGAGACCGCAAAAATCTTCCGTGAAATTTACCTGCCATACTCTAAAAAGATTTTCGCCTCAATAGGCCAGACACCAGAGGAAGTGGCTGAG caAGCCATTAAAGTGATCACAGCCAAAGAGCCTCCTCTGCGCCACCAGACAAACCGCCTGTATATGCCCATGACTGCACTGAAGCATGCTGATCCTACTGGTCGTCTGCCTCTGGACGCCTTCTATAAGATGACCTTTAAATATGACAAAGTGTTCAATGCTACTCTAACGATGCTGCACTTACTGCAGAGAATAAGAGGGAAGAAATAA
- the zmp:0000001048 gene encoding retinol dehydrogenase 8 isoform X1 — protein sequence MGTRRVLVTGCSSGIGLAVAARLAKDELKRFKVVATMRDLGKRGPLEKAAGDSLNKTLEIKQLNACCESSIRECVDSLPDRRVDVLVNNAGLGMIGPLECQSIDAMKELFDTNFFGLVRLVKEVFPDMKRRQSGHIVVLSSVMGTQGILFNDVYSASKFAVEGFCESLAVQALTFNIKTTVVEPGPVVTEFERKVYEDAENMDLSATDKETAKIFREIYLPYSKKIFASIGQTPEEVAEQAIKVITAKEPPLRHQTNRLYMPMTALKHADPTGRLPLDAFYKMTFKYDKVFNATLTMLHLLQRIRGKK from the exons ATGGGAACCAGGAGGGTTCTGGTGACTGGCTGCTCCTCAGGCATTGGCTTGGCTGTGGCTGCAAGGCTGGCCAAAGATGAGCTCAAACGGTTTAAAG TGGTTGCCACAATGAGGGATCTTGGGAAACGGGGGCCCTTGGAGAAAGCAGCAGGTGACTCCTTAAACAAAACCTTGGAAATCAAACAGTTAAATGCCTGTTGTGAATCCTCCATCAGAGAGTGTGTCGACAGCCTGCCGGACAGACGGGTGGATGTTCTTG TTAACAATGCTGGTCTCGGCATGATTGGACCTCTGGAGTGCCAAAGCATTGATGCCATGAAGGAGCTGTTTGACACAAACTTCTTTGGCCTGGTACGTCTGGTGAAAGAGGTCTTTCCTGACATGAAGCGGAGGCAGAGCGGCCATATTGTGGTGCTAAGCAGCGTCATGGGAACACAGG GAATCCTTTTCAATGACGTTTATTCAGCCTCCAAATTTGCTGTGGAAGGATTTTGCGAAAGTCTGGCAGTGCAAGCGTTGACGTTTAACATCAA GACGACTGTAGTGGAACCTGGCCCTGTTGTGACAGAGTTTGAAAGAAAGGTGTATGAAGACGCTGAGAATATGGATCTTTCAGCGACGGATAAAGAGACCGCAAAAATCTTCCGTGAAATTTACCTGCCATACTCTAAAAAGATTTTCGCCTCAATAGGCCAGACACCAGAGGAAGTGGCTGAG caAGCCATTAAAGTGATCACAGCCAAAGAGCCTCCTCTGCGCCACCAGACAAACCGCCTGTATATGCCCATGACTGCACTGAAGCATGCTGATCCTACTGGTCGTCTGCCTCTGGACGCCTTCTATAAGATGACCTTTAAATATGACAAAGTGTTCAATGCTACTCTAACGATGCTGCACTTACTGCAGAGAATAAGAGGGAAGAAATAA
- the notch3 gene encoding LOW QUALITY PROTEIN: neurogenic locus notch homolog protein 3 (The sequence of the model RefSeq protein was modified relative to this genomic sequence to represent the inferred CDS: deleted 1 base in 1 codon), with amino-acid sequence MDYFVILLLMHICYGFRCLDKYRPCENGGTCLDSPSRCICRPGFIGPLCQQLDPCHRSQCLNGAACKSQVVNRIPQYTCVCQRGFRGQDCSLIDACATSPCANGARCANWNNHYNCSCPPGFQGKNCRNDIDECRKPGMCLNGGLCMNTHGSFRCQCPPGYSGRSCEVSILPCAPSQCMNGGTCRQTSDHSYECACLPGFEGHNCENNVDDCPGHKCMNGGICVDGVNTYNCQCPPEWTGQYCAEDVNECLMQPNACHNGGTCFNTIGGHTCVCVNGWTGDDCSENIDDCAIAVCFNGATCHDRVASFFCECPVGKTGLLCHLDDACVSNPCNDGAVCDTNPLNGRAICTCPAGFVGGACNQDMDECSIGANPCEHFGKCVNTEGSFQCQCGRGYAGPRCEIDINECLSMPCQNDATCLDRIGEFTCICMPGYMGTYCEVDVDDCESNPCVNDGICRDMVNGFTCTCQPGFTGTMCQIDIDECASTPCQNGAKCYDRPNGFECRCAEGYEGTLCDSNINNCQPDPCHHGTCIDGIASYTCNCDAGYTGYRCENQLNECHSNPCQNGGKCVDLVNKYICQCQHGTSGTNCEINFDDCASNPCDYGICKDGINRYDCVCKPGFTGSKCNVEIDECSSSPCRNGGTCVDEENGFHCQCPEGFKPPYCYSQVDECGSSPCVHGSCRDDINGYRCDCEPGWVGKNCDLDRNDCLPSPCQNAGTCIDQLNGFTCKCRQGFRGNLCQMNINECASSPCLNKGTCVDGVASFTCLCELPYSGPTCAEVLTPCSPNPCANHALCKHTPDYLGYQCNCQSGWQGQLCNVDVNECISNPCKNRGTCTNTLGGFVCSCRAGFTGLTCETDINDCTPNPCLSGGSCTDAVNSFHCSCLAGFTGPRCALEINECQSSPCKNGGTCTDYVNSYTCTCRPGFTGSHCETNIPDCTESSCFNGGSCTDKINSYSCTCRSGFTGSHCQYEVNECDSQPCLNGGICQDALESFRCSCPKGYTGFRCQTPVDWCRRSSPCQNGGRCRQKDYSFICECTNGWSGRYCDISRVSCETAARQRGLQTDELCHHGGHCVNTGNSHYCKCPADYTGSYCESQVDHCEDKPCRNGATCRGYVGGYQCDCMPGFTGQNCEVEINECQSHPCQNGGTCIDLVGHYICSCPPGTLGVLCEINEDDCALPLRLRSAPPKCLNNGTCVDRVGGYRCNCPPGFTGERCEGDINECLSNPCSPPNSLDCIQLPNDYQCVCKPGFTGRKCQSRFSVCESQPCQSGGVCSVSTSSAMGYTCTCQLGYAGLNCERSMSCRELPCYNGGSCALTTRGARCTCHTGYGGPQCQHRSNEGCSSKPCRNGGLCTEETSFPYFHCQCPSGWRGKRCEQDILPFEPQVPLCPLAECGGKAKDGVCDKECNTFFCDWDGGDCSLTPKNPWSQCSDCWRVFNNSQCDEYCNNADCLYDNFDCMKQEKVCNPVYEAYCIDHFANGECDLGCNSVECGWDGLDCAKKVPEVLADGVLVLVVLLPPEELQRTSTAFLQKLSAILHTSLRFQLDKNGEAKICPYIRGASLKRELQLQQEVIGSEVHLEIDNRLCDQKSDGCFPSAERAADYLGALSAVEMLRFPYPIKEARGEGRHIPDPIPQWGKLMLVGIASLFLMVILVLGMLIARRKREHSTLWFPEGFFLKKEPSSNKNRREPVGQDALGMKHMAKTVEESLLGDHSDQWMDSDCPEAKRLKVEEPSMLSDSEDAVDCRQWTQHHLAAADIRVPPTMALTPPQGEFESDCMDVNVRGPDGFTPLMLASFCGGGLEPEVTEEEESEECSANIISDLIYQGASLAAQTDRTGETALHLAARYARADAAKRLLDAGADANAQDNTGRSPLHAAVAADAQGVFQILIRNRATDLDSRMYDGSTALILAARLAVEGMVEELITCHADVNAVDELGKSALHWAAAVNNVEATVALLKNSANKDMQDLKEETPLFLAAREGSCEAVKVLLAHFANREITDHMDRLPRDIAQERMHHDIVQLLDEYNTVRSPQGHGGVGHHLTGVHSLSPLMCPPSAFMPSLKNTPQSKKNRRPGAKGSSLGGQHAASLKESVKARNKKLTLDMQSALLESSVTLSPVDSLDSPHGGASNAGYMTNPTSPVAMQSPGLYHSSMSVPNTPMIHSSMLDGSGPFAVSLAQLNDLGSGGMSLQGRVSMASDVNHGYVMSSGQMLNMGLVSPVSVPFDWHNRMSSSQCGQQVVNLVQSSQAGMHPQSPAMQQQTMLMHQQLYRNAMLQPTPVTSTPTISPVKLPSIAEQQQQQQQQQQQLINHTIANQQNMARIGTSTPPTPQTSQPPPSFFQQQQMPQQPSQPQLPAQPPQAATPAAQPSQPSGSTAGTEDYPTPPSQHSYSSALDATPKHYLHLPSEHPYLTPSPESPEPWSSPSPHCVSDWSDSTPSPAVAGPAQTQISQIPEANGKMQVFA; translated from the exons ATGTCGTCCAGGATTCATTGGTCCTCTGTGTCAGCAACTGGATCCCTGTCATCGATCGCAATGTCTGAACGGAGCAGCTTGCAAGAGCCAGGTGGTCAATCGTATCCCACAATACACCTGTGTGTGCCAAAGAGGGTTCAGAG GCCAAGACTGCTCCCTCATTGACGCCTGTGCCACAAGTCCCTGTGCCAATGGAGCCCGTTGTGCCAATTGGAATAACCACTACAACTGTTCCTGCCCACCTGGCTTCCAGGGAAAGAACTGCCGCAATGACATTGACGAGTGCCGCAAGCCTGGCATGTGCCTCAATGGTGGCCTCTGCATGAACACCCATGGGTCCTTCCGCTGCCAGTGCCCACCGGGATACAGCGGCCGCTCTTGTGAGGTGTCCATCCTTCCCTGTGCCCCATCTCAGTGCATGAACGGTGGCACCTGTCGACAGACCAGCGACCATTCCTATGAGTGTGCTTGCCTACCAG GGTTTGAGGGACACAACTGTGAGAATAATGTGGATGACTGTCCAGGACACAAGTGTATGAATGGAGGAATATGTGTAGATGGAGTCAACACCTACAATTGTCAGTGCCCACCAGAATGGACAG GGCAATACTGTGCTGAAGATGTCAACGAGTGTCTCATGCAACCAAACGCCTGCCATAATGGGGGTACTTGCTTCAACACCATTGGTGGTCATACCTGTGTTTGCGTTAATGGTTGGACTGGAGATGACTGCAGTGAGAACATTGATGACTGCGCCATAGCGGTTTGCTTCAATGGGGCCACCTGCCATGACCGTGTAGCATCCTTCTTCTGCGAGTGTCCAGTTGGAAAGACAG GTTTGCTGTGCCACCTTGACGATGCATGTGTGAGTAACCCCTGCAACGATGGGGCAGTGTGCGACACCAACCCCCTCAATGGCCGCGCCATTTGTACCTGTCCTGCCGGCTTTGTAGGAGGTGCCTGCAACCAGGACATGGATGAGTGTTCCATTG GTGCCAACCCATGtgaacattttggaaaatgcgTAAACACAGAGGGATCCTTCCAGTGTCAGTGTGGCCGAGGATATGCCGGCCCACGGTGTGAGATTGACATCAATGAATGCCTCTCCATGCCTTGCCAGAATGATGCCACTTGCCTGGACCGCATTGGAGAGTTCACCTGCATCTGCATGCCAG GTTACATGGGGACGTACTGTGAAGTTGACGTAGATGACTGTGAGAGCAACCCATGTGTGAATGATGGTATCTGTCGAGACATGGTCAATGGCTTCACATGCACCTGCCAGCCAG GGTTTACTGGCACCATGTGTCAGATCGACATCGATGAGTGCGCCAGCACGCCGTGCCAGAATGGGGCAAAATGCTACGACAGACCAAATGGGTTCGAGTGCCGCTGTGCTGAAG GTTATGAGGGGACACTCTGTGACAGTAACATCAACAACTGTCAGCCTGACCCATGCCACCATGGTACTTGCATAGATGGTATTGCCAGCTACACCTGTAACTGTGATGCTGGCTACACAGGATATCGCTGTGAGAACCAGCTTAATGAGTGCCACAGCAACCCTTGTCAGAATGGGGGCAAATGTGTGGATCTAGTCAACAAGTACATCTGCCAATGTCAACATGGGACCTCAG GCACAAACTGTGAAATAAACTTTGATGATTGTGCCAGTAACCCATGTGACTATGGCATTTGCAAAGATGGCATCAACCGATATGACTGTGTTTGTAAACCTGGCTTCACTG GTTCCAAGTGTAATGTGGAGATAGATGAGTGCTCATCCAGCCCCTGTAGAAATGGAGGGACATGTGTGGATGAAGAAAATGGATTTCACTGCCAGTGTCCAGAGGGCTTCAAGCCTCCATACTGTTACTCCCAGGTGGACGAGTGTGGCAGCAGCCCATGTGTCCATGGCTCATGCAGGGATGACATTAATGG TTACCGCTGTGACTGTGAGCCTGGATGGGTCGGGAAGAACTGTGATCTAGACAGGAACGACTGTTTGCCGAGTCCCTGCCAGAATGCTGGCACATGCATCGACCAGCTCAATGGCTTCACCTGCAAATGTCGCCAAGGCTTCAGAG GTAACCTCTGCCAGATGAACATCAACGAATGTGCTTCCAGTCCCTGTCTGAACAAGGGCACTTGTGTGGACGGTGTAGCAAGCTTCACCTGTTTGTGTGAGCTTCCTTACAGTGGACCCACTTGTGCTGAGGTCCTCACTCCTTGCTCCCCTAACCCCTGTGCCAATCATGccctctgcaaacacacaccagatTACTTGGGCTATCAATGCAACTGCCAGTCAGGTTGGCAAG gtcaATTGTGTAATGTGGATGTAAATGAATGCATCTCCAACCCCTGCAAGAATCGTGGGACCTGCACTAACACACTTGGAGGCTTTGTGTGCTCCTGCAGAGCTGGATTTACTGGGCTGACATGTGAAACAGACATCAACGACTGTACTCCTA ATCCATGCCTAAGTGGAGGTTCCTGCACAGACGCTGTGAACTCCTTCCATTGTAGCTGCTTGGCAGGCTTCACTGGGCCCCGCTGTGCGTTAGAGATCAATGAATGCCAGAGTTCGCCCTGCAAAAATGGAGGCACATGCACAGACTATGTTAACTCCTACACCTGCACCTGCAGGCCTGGTTTTACTGGCAGCCACTGCGAAACCAACATCCCTGATTGCACTGAAAG CTCTTGTTTCAATGGAGGTTCCTGCACAGATAAGATCAACAGCTATTCCTGTACCTGCCGCTCAGGCTTTACTGGCTCCCACTGCCAATACGAGGTCAACGAGTGTGACTCCCAACCCTGCCTCAATGGAGGCATCTGTCAAGATGCACTAGAGTCCTTCCGCTGCTCCTGCCCCAAGGGCTATACTGGCTTCCGCTGCCAG ACACCTGTCGATTGGTGCAGACGCTCATCTCCCTGCCAAAATGGAGGACGCTGTCGGCAAAAGGATTATTCCTTCATCTGTGAATGTACTAATGGCTGGTCTGGACGTTACTGTGACATCTCCAGGGTCTCTTGTGAGACAGCCGCACGCCAAAGAG GGCTCCAGACAGATGAGCTATGCCACCATGGTGGTCACTGTGTCAACACTGGGAATTCCCACTATTGTAAATGCCCTGCTGACTACACAGGAAGCTATTGTGAAAGCCAGGTAGACCACTGTGAAGACAAACCCTGCCGCAATGGCGCCACCTGCAGGGGATATGTGGGAGGGTACCAGTGTGAC TGTATGCCAGGATTTACTGGACAGAACTGCGAGGTAGAGATCAATGAGTGCCAATCTCATCCTTGCCAGAATGGAGGCACTTGCATTGATCTGGTGGGACATTATATCTGCTCCTGCCCACCTGGCACACTTG GTGTTCTCTGCGAGATAAATGAAGATGACTGTGCTCTACCTTTGAGGCTGCGCAGTGCTCCTCCTAAGTGCCTCAACAATGGCACCTGTGTGGACAGAGTAGGTGGATACCGCTGCAATTGTCCCCCTGGGTTTACAGGAGAAAGATGTGAGGGAGACATAAACGAGTGTCTCTCCAACCCCTGCAGTCCGCCCAACAGTCTTGACTGCATCCAGTTGCCAAATGACTACCAATGTGTCTGCAAACCTGGCTTCACTGGCCGAAAGTGTCAGAGTaggttcagtgtgtgtgagtcgcAACCTTGTCAGAGTGGAGGAGTCTGTTCTGTATCCACCAGCTCTGCAATGGGATACACCTGCACATGTCAGCTT GGTTATGCTGGGCTTAATTGTGAAAGAAGCATGTCCTGTCGGGAGTTGCCCTGCTACAATGGTGGTAGCTGTGCACTCACCACAAGGGGGGCGCGTTGCACCTGCCATACAGGTTATGGTGGACCCCAGTGCCAGCATCGCAGTAATGAAGGCTGCTCCTCCAAGCCCTGCAGAAATGGAGGGTTGTGCACTGAAGAAACAAGCTTCCCTTACTTTCACTGCCAGTGTCCCAGTGGCTGGAGAGGAAAACGGTGTGAGCAGGACATCCTTCCCTTCGAGCCTCAAGTACCCTTATGCCCTCTAGCAGAATGTGGTGGCAAAGCCAAAGATGGTGTTTGCGACAAGGAATGTAACACATTCTTTTGTGACTGGGATGGCGGGGACTGTTCTCTTACACCAAAAAACCCCTGGTCACAATGTTCAGACTGCTGGCGTGTATTTAACAACAGCCAGTGTGATGAGTACTGCAACAATGCTGATTGTCTGTATGACAACTTTGACTGCATGAAACAGGAGAAAGTTTGCAA TCCAGTGTATGAAGCCTACTGTATAGACCACTTCGCTAATGGAGAGTGTGACCTTGGCTGCAACTCAGTGGAGTGTGGCTGGGATGGTTTGGACTGTGCAAAAAAGGTTCCAGAAGTCCTTGCTGATGGTGTCTTGGTTTTGGTAGTCCTACTGCCCCCAGAGGAGCTTCAACGCACCAGCACAGCTTTTCTGCAGAAATTAAGTGCTATCCTACACACGTCACTGCGCTTCCAGCTGGACAAAAATGGAGAAGCCAAGATCTGCCCATACATTCGCGGGGCAAGCCTCAAGCGGGAGCTGCAACTTCAACAGGAGGTCATCGG CTCCGAAGTGCACTTGGAAATAGACAACCGTCTGTGCGATCAGAAATCTGATGGCTGTTTCCCTTCAGCTGAAAGAGCTGCAGACTATCTGGGAGCTCTTTCAGCTGTAGAAATGCTTCGCTTCCCATATCCCATCAAAGAAGCCCGTG GTGAGGGAAGGCATATTCCTGACCCAATACCTCAATGGGGCAAGCTGATGCTGGTCGGGATAGCTTCCCTTTTCCTTATGGTCATCCTTGTGCTAGGAATGTTGATTGCTCGTAGAAAGAGAGAACACAGTACCCTTTGGTTCCCTGAGGGCTTCTTCTTAAAGAAGGAACCCAGCAGCAACAAGAACCGCAGGGAACCTGTGGGTCAGGATGCTCTGGGAATGAA GCACATGGCAAAAACTGTGGAAGAATCTCTCCTTGGCGATCACAGTGACCAGTGGATGGACTCGGACTGTCCAGAGGCAAAGAGGCTCAAG GTTGAGGAGCCAAGTATGCTCTCAGACAGTGAAGATGCAGTAGACTGCAGGCAGTGGACACAGCATCACCTTGCAGCTGCAGATATTCGTGTGCCTCCCACCATGGCCCTCACCCCACCTCAAGGAGAATTTGAAAGCGACTGTATGGATGTTAATGTCCGAGGCCCAG ATGGTTTTACACCGCTCATGCTGGCATCATTCTGTGGAGGCGGATTAGAGCCTGAGgtgacagaggaggaagagagtgaggAGTGTTCTGCCAACATCATCTCTGACCTTATCTACCAGGGAGCTTCCCTAGCTGCCCAAACAGACCGCACTGGTGAGACAGCGCTCCACCTGGCTGCTCGCTATGCCCGTGCTGATGCTGCTAAGAGGCTGCTGGATGCTGGCGCAGATGCCAATGCTCAGGATAACACAGGTCGCTCACCTCTACATGCTGCAGTGGCTGCAGATGCACAGGGTGTCTTCCAG ATTCTGATCCGAAATCGGGCGACAGATCTTGACTCCCGTATGTATGATGGCTCCACTGCGCTGATCCTTGCAGCACGGCTGGCAGTAGAGGGCATGGTAGAAGAACTCATCACTTGTCATGCTGATGTCAATGCTGTAGATGAATTGG gTAAATCCGCCTTGCACTGGGCTGCCGCCGTTAACAATGTGGAGGCCACTGTTGCACTGCTGAAAAACAGTGCAAACAAAGACATGCAGGATCTCAAG GAGGAGACCCCACTCTTCCTTGCAGCTCGTGAGGGCAGCTGTGAGGCTGTGAAGGTGCTGCTGGCTCACTTTGCAAACAGAGAGATCACAGACCATATGGACAGGTTGCCCAGGGACATTGCTCAGGAGCGTATGCACCATGATATTGTGCAGCTTCTTGATGAGTACAACACAGTCAGAAGCCCCCAGGGCCATGGAGGGGTTGGACACCACCTCACTGGGGTACACAGTCTGTCTCCTCTCATGTGCCCGCCCAGCGCCTTCATGCCTAGTCTGAAGAACACCCCACAGAGCAAGAAGAACCGCAGGCCTGGTGCTAAGGGTTCTAGCCTTGGAGGCCAACATGCTGCCAGCCTGAAGGAGTCAGTCAAGGCCCGTAATAAGAAGCTGACCTTGGACATGCAGAGTGCCTTACTGGAGAGCTCTGTTACCCTGTCCCCTGTCGACTCACTGGACTCACCCCATGGGGGGGCTAGCAATGCTGGCTACATGACCAACCCCACTTCCCCTGTGGCCATGCAGTCACCAGGGCTCTACCACTCCTCTATGTCTGTCCCAAACACCCCCATGATACATAGTAGCATGTTGGATGGTAGTGGCCCCTTCGCTGTGTCTCTAGCCCAACTCAATGACCTAGGATCCGGGGGAATGTCCTTGCAGGGACGCGTTTCCATGGCTTCAGATGTCAACCATGGCTATGTGATGAGTTCAGGCCAGATGCTTAACATGGGCTTGGTCAGTCCTGTCAGTGTGCCCTTTGACTGGCACAACCGGATGTCTTCCTCTCAGTGCGGTCAGCAGGTTGTGAATCTTGTGCAGAGTAGCCAGGCAGGCATGCACCCTCAGAGCCCAGCCATGCAGCAGCAGACCATGCTGATGCACCAGCAGCTCTACCGTAACGCTATGCTGCAGCCCACACCTGTTACTTCAACGCCCACTATCAGCCCAGTCAAGCTGCCCTCTAttgctgagcagcagcagcagcagcaacaacagcagcagcagctaatCAACCACACCATCGCCAACCAGCAGAACATGGCCCGCATTGGCACCTCTACCCCACCGACTCCTCAGACTTCCCAGCCCCCACCATCCttcttccagcagcagcagatgccTCAGCAACCCTCTCAGCCCCAGCTTCCAGCTCAGCCCCCACAGGCAGCCACCCCAGCAGCCCAGCCCTCTCAGCCTAGTGGCAGCACTGCAGGAACGGAGGATTACCCTACACCTCCCTCTCAGCACAGCTACTCATCTGCACTAGATGCCACGCCCAAGCATTACCTCCATTTGCCCAGTGAGCACCCCTACCTGACCCCCTCCCCAGAGTCTCCTGAGCCCTGGTCCAGCCCCTCTCCTCACTGTGTCTCTGATTGGTCAGATTCTACCCCAAGCCCAGCAGTTGCTGGCCCTGCCCAGACCCAAATTTCTCAAATCCCAGAGGCAAATGGCAAGATGCAGGTGTTTGCGTGA
- the zmp:0000001048 gene encoding retinol dehydrogenase 8 isoform X2, with protein MSSNGLKAVVATMRDLGKRGPLEKAAGDSLNKTLEIKQLNACCESSIRECVDSLPDRRVDVLVNNAGLGMIGPLECQSIDAMKELFDTNFFGLVRLVKEVFPDMKRRQSGHIVVLSSVMGTQGILFNDVYSASKFAVEGFCESLAVQALTFNIKTTVVEPGPVVTEFERKVYEDAENMDLSATDKETAKIFREIYLPYSKKIFASIGQTPEEVAEQAIKVITAKEPPLRHQTNRLYMPMTALKHADPTGRLPLDAFYKMTFKYDKVFNATLTMLHLLQRIRGKK; from the exons ATGAGCTCAAACGGTTTAAAG GCAGTGGTTGCCACAATGAGGGATCTTGGGAAACGGGGGCCCTTGGAGAAAGCAGCAGGTGACTCCTTAAACAAAACCTTGGAAATCAAACAGTTAAATGCCTGTTGTGAATCCTCCATCAGAGAGTGTGTCGACAGCCTGCCGGACAGACGGGTGGATGTTCTTG TTAACAATGCTGGTCTCGGCATGATTGGACCTCTGGAGTGCCAAAGCATTGATGCCATGAAGGAGCTGTTTGACACAAACTTCTTTGGCCTGGTACGTCTGGTGAAAGAGGTCTTTCCTGACATGAAGCGGAGGCAGAGCGGCCATATTGTGGTGCTAAGCAGCGTCATGGGAACACAGG GAATCCTTTTCAATGACGTTTATTCAGCCTCCAAATTTGCTGTGGAAGGATTTTGCGAAAGTCTGGCAGTGCAAGCGTTGACGTTTAACATCAA GACGACTGTAGTGGAACCTGGCCCTGTTGTGACAGAGTTTGAAAGAAAGGTGTATGAAGACGCTGAGAATATGGATCTTTCAGCGACGGATAAAGAGACCGCAAAAATCTTCCGTGAAATTTACCTGCCATACTCTAAAAAGATTTTCGCCTCAATAGGCCAGACACCAGAGGAAGTGGCTGAG caAGCCATTAAAGTGATCACAGCCAAAGAGCCTCCTCTGCGCCACCAGACAAACCGCCTGTATATGCCCATGACTGCACTGAAGCATGCTGATCCTACTGGTCGTCTGCCTCTGGACGCCTTCTATAAGATGACCTTTAAATATGACAAAGTGTTCAATGCTACTCTAACGATGCTGCACTTACTGCAGAGAATAAGAGGGAAGAAATAA